A stretch of the Leishmania infantum JPCM5 genome chromosome 30 genome encodes the following:
- a CDS encoding succinyl-coa:3-ketoacid-coenzyme a transferase-like protein, which produces MLRRTLFRFKPAILTAAEALQDVRDGATIALGGFGFCGFPFELLEALNQRGTKQLTLIAGTTSGPENGTGPLARDRQLKKIITSYVGENSVLSDRLFHGEFEIEFCPMGTLVDRLRAAGAGLPAFYTPTGYGTAVAEGRLPVRFAPGKAVRVAEYSQPRETRQFNGRWCTLEMALPADFAFVRAWKADKRGNLVFRGTTQNFNLASAKAAKVCIAEVEEIVECGELDPKTVHLPGVYVHRLVCPPNIRRAAEFVVERKPGFSTGTGKNAHAGRNLIARRAALEIKDGMTLNLGIGIPNMVASYIPPEMDVVLQGENGLLGIGPYPLPEEVDPDITNAGKQTVTMSKSGASLFDSAESFSMIRGGHLDLTMLGALEVSGTGDIASWWVPGKVLKGMGGAMDLVMSGCRIVVLMEHTDKEGKPRVVESCRVPLTGTGVVDLLITELCTFRFVKEKGGINEMWLSELSEGVTLEEVRAKTSAAFKVDPNLKTMPRVDPLPT; this is translated from the coding sequence ATGCTCCGCCGAACGCTGTTTCGTTTTAAGCCGGCCATCTTGACGGCAGCCGAGGCCCTTCAGGATGTGAGGGATGGCGCGACCATCGCCCTCGGCGGCTTCGGCTTTTGCGGCTTCCCGTTCGAGCTACTCGAAGCGCTTAACCAGAGGGGCACAAAACAGCTTACCCTCATCGCTGGCACGACATCGGGGCCTGAGAACGGGACCGGGCCCCTCGCGCGCGATAGGCAGCTAAAGAAGATCATCACCAGCTACGTTGGCGAGAACAGCGTTCTCTCGGATCGACTCTTTCACGGCGAGTTTGAAATCGAGTTTTGCCCCATGGGCACGCTGGTGGACCGTCTGcgcgctgcgggtgcggggcTGCCCGCCTTCTACACCCCCACCGGCTACGGCACCGCAGTAGCCGAGGGCCGCCTCCCCGTGCGCTTTGCGCCGGGCAAGGCGGTGAGGGTGGCCGAGTACAGCCAGCCACGCGAGACGCGGCAGTTCAACGGGCGGTGGTGCACGCTggagatggcgctgccggcggactttgcgtttgtgcgcgcgtggaaGGCGGACAAGCGCGGCAACCTCGTGTTCCGCGGGACGACGCAGAACTTCAACCTTGCGTCCGCGAAGGCTGCGAAGGTGTGCatcgcggaggtggaggagattGTGGAGTGCGGGGAGCTGGACCCGAAGACGGTGCACCTGCCCGGCGTGTATGTGCACCGCCTGGTGTGCCCACCGAACATCAGGAGAGCCGCCGAGTTCGTGGTGGAGCGCAAGCCTGGGTTCTCGACGGGGACCGGGAAGAACGCACATGCAGGCCGCAATCTCATAGCTCGCCGCGCAGCCCTTGAGATCAAGGATGGCATGACACTGAACCTTGGCATCGGCATCCCCAACATGGTGGCGAGCTACATTCCGCCTGAAATGgacgtggtgctgcaggGAGAAAACGGCTTACTCGGCATTGGCCCCTACccgctgccggaggaggtggacccCGACATCACTAACGCCGGCAAGCAGACCGTCACCATGAGCAAGTCAGGTGCTTCGCTGTTCGACAGCGCCGAGTCCTTCAGCATGATTCGCGGTGGTCATTTGGACTTGACGATGCTTGGCGCGCTGGAGGTCTCTGGCACCGGCGACATTGCCAGCTGGTGGGTGCCTGGCAAGGTGCTGAAGGGCATGGGTGGGGCCATGGACCTCGTCATGTCGGGCTGCCGTATTGTCGTGCTGATGGAGCACACGGACAAGGAGGGTAAGCCCCGCGTTGTGGAATCGTGCCGAGTGCCGCTCACCGGCACTGGCGTGGTTGACTTGCTCATCACAGAGCTCTGCACGTTCCGCTTTGtgaaggagaagggcggcaTCAACGAGATGTGGCTGTCGGAGCTCTCTGAGGGCGTaacgctggaggaggtgcgcgcaAAGACAAGTGCTGCGTTCAAGGTCGACCCAAATCTCAAAACGATGCCGCGAGTGGATCCTCTACCGACTTGA